In Pseudomonadota bacterium, the genomic window CGTAGGCGACGTCGGTCATCTCGGCGATTCAGCCTGGGGGCGCGTGGCCAGGCGCAGATGCCTGCGTCGGTTGCCGTCAGCGAAGCGCCGGCGCTCTTCGTCGGTCTCGGCGATCAAGGGGGCCACGTGCTGACGCTTGCCCTGGGCATCGAGCGAGACGTACGTCAGATAGGCGCTCGACGTGTGCTTTCGCTCTCCCGTCAGAGGGTTCTCGGAGACGACCTTGACGCCCACCTCGAGCGAGGTGTTCGAGACGAAGTTCACGCTGGCCCACAGCATGGCGATGTGACCCACCTGGATGGGATGGTAGAAGCTCATGGAGTCGAGGCCCGCAAGCACAACAGGTGTTCGACAGTGGCGCTGGGCCGCGATGGCGCCGCAGATGTCGACCCACTCCATCACCCGGCCACCGAAGACCGTGCCGAGCGGGTTGGCATCGTTGGGCATCACGATGTGGGTCATCTCGACCCGAGACTGCGAGACGGGGCGTCCCTCGCTCATGGCTATCCTTTCTTGAAGCGCGCCAGTGTCTCGGGCGCGCTCTCCAATGCGTTGGCGGCCCTCGCCATGACGAACAGCAGATCGGAGAGCCGGTTGAGATAGACGAGCACCGACTCGCTCACCGCTCCTTCGTCCTGCATGCCGACGGCGGTGCGCTCCGCGCGACGGGCAACGGCGCGAGCGAGCTGAAGGTGGGCGCCCACCTGTCCGCCGCCGGGAAGGACGAACTCTCGAAGCGGATCGGTGATCTCCATCAGGGTCTCGATCCAGCTCTCGACCTCTGCAACCTCGACGTCTACCTCAACACGGGTGCCTGCCACGTCTGGGGGGGTAGCGAGGTCGGCGCCCACGACGAACAGCTGATGCTGCACGCGTTCGAGCATCTTGTCGATGGTCTCTGGCGGGGTGAAGGCGCGGATCACGCCCACGAGTGAGTTCAGCTCATCGACCTCGCCATAGGCGCACACGCGCTGCGCGCTCTTTCGCACACGACGCCCACCGGCCAGTGCGGTCTCGCCGCCGTCGCCGGTCTTTGTGACAACTTTCGTGATTCTCATGGGTTGCTCCACAGGGTTCTCAGGTGCCCCTCACGTGACGGCCTCGAAAGGCGCGACACGGCCGGGGGGGCAGGGGCACCGAATTGCGGCGGGGAACTTCGAGGCGCATGGGCATAAACCATTCCACCAGCGACGAGACTTCCCGATCCGGCGAGGCCGCAGGGGAGCCCCGCGCCTGGACGCACGATGAGGTCGTGGCCATCCTCGAGCACTCCGCTGCCTTTCTCCAGGTGGCGGTGAGCGGGCTGAAGAACGATCGGCTCGATGGGCAGGCCGTGGCCGACGAGGCCACCGTGCGTGACATCGTCGCCCATCTGGCGGTGTGGGAGGCGGAGTTCCTCCGAGAGGCGCGACTGGCGTCGCGCCGCGATGCGGCAGACCTCGGGGAGCGATTCGACCCCGCCTCGCCGGTCGGCGGATGCCTGCTCTCGGGCTTCGGTTGTGGCGATCTCGAATGGGAGCGCCGCCATGCCGAGCAGCTCGAGAAGGGAGAGACCGGAACGGTGTTCCTCGCCCTCGAGAAAAGCCAGCGGGTGCTGCTCGCCTTCGCCAAGGACCTGTCGCCGCGGGCCCTCACGCATCACGCAGACTGGCCCTGGGGGGGCAGCAGCACGCTCGCTGCGCTGCTGGTCACTGCGGCCGCCCACAAGCGGGGCCACGCCGAGGAGATCCGCAGCTGGCGGACGCGGGGCTGCTTCTGAGACGATCAGTGCGAGAACCGCACCCCGTTGAGCAGCGCCTCGATGTCGGCGTCTGCCCGGGCCATCGCTGACGCATCTCCCGTGATGACGACCTCGTGCATGTCGACCCGCTCGCCCGTCTTCCGCGGGGTGAAGATGATGAGCGCAGC contains:
- a CDS encoding acyl-CoA thioesterase yields the protein MSEGRPVSQSRVEMTHIVMPNDANPLGTVFGGRVMEWVDICGAIAAQRHCRTPVVLAGLDSMSFYHPIQVGHIAMLWASVNFVSNTSLEVGVKVVSENPLTGERKHTSSAYLTYVSLDAQGKRQHVAPLIAETDEERRRFADGNRRRHLRLATRPQAESPR
- a CDS encoding cob(I)yrinic acid a,c-diamide adenosyltransferase, translated to MRITKVVTKTGDGGETALAGGRRVRKSAQRVCAYGEVDELNSLVGVIRAFTPPETIDKMLERVQHQLFVVGADLATPPDVAGTRVEVDVEVAEVESWIETLMEITDPLREFVLPGGGQVGAHLQLARAVARRAERTAVGMQDEGAVSESVLVYLNRLSDLLFVMARAANALESAPETLARFKKG